In Paraburkholderia sp. BL10I2N1, a single genomic region encodes these proteins:
- a CDS encoding aromatic ring-hydroxylating dioxygenase subunit alpha, with the protein MRDTSSSSGEHAVRLDFVPKDSYLSKQFLDRETRNLWPRVWQVACRLEELTGVGDYVTFDVIGESIIVVRTAADQIKAYYNVCQHRGRRLTNGCGKAAKFHCNYHGWQWNLDGSIARVLDRSDWEGCPDMADGDLRLQEVQVDTWGGFVFINMDPNAEPLAKFLEPVPEITNCFEFEKMRYRWYKSIRLPCNWKVALEAFNEGYHVSATHPQLLDVAGDDVTRSFAYGRHGMFGYATAQRFIGAPSSRTGKPMPEDVRQGLVNFFKVMEDTLKAINSARDYEASKRLLTEMAPSGNQFEVLAKAMEFQREAAVAEGAGWPEISFEQMGRAGADWHVFPNLIFLPYPDGALFYRARPDGDNPDSCIYDIWSLVRYAPGAEPPLKREFYYGVDDWKQNALENFGLILWQDFQNMSNVQQGMKSRGFKGSRTNPLQETSVSNFHRALREFIAQGD; encoded by the coding sequence ATGCGCGACACGAGTTCCAGTTCGGGTGAGCATGCCGTCCGCCTCGATTTCGTTCCAAAGGATAGTTACCTTTCAAAGCAGTTCCTCGACCGGGAAACCCGGAACCTGTGGCCGCGCGTGTGGCAGGTGGCATGCCGGCTGGAGGAGCTGACTGGCGTCGGCGACTATGTGACATTCGACGTGATCGGTGAGTCGATCATCGTTGTGCGCACTGCGGCCGACCAGATCAAGGCCTATTACAACGTCTGCCAGCATCGTGGCAGGCGTCTGACGAACGGCTGCGGCAAGGCAGCGAAGTTTCACTGCAACTACCACGGCTGGCAATGGAACCTTGACGGCAGCATCGCGCGCGTGCTCGATCGCAGCGATTGGGAAGGCTGCCCCGACATGGCCGACGGCGATCTGCGCCTGCAGGAAGTGCAGGTCGATACGTGGGGTGGATTCGTGTTCATCAACATGGATCCCAACGCGGAGCCACTTGCAAAGTTCCTTGAACCCGTACCCGAAATCACGAACTGCTTCGAGTTTGAAAAGATGCGTTACCGCTGGTACAAGTCGATTCGGTTGCCGTGCAACTGGAAGGTCGCGCTTGAGGCATTCAACGAGGGCTATCACGTTTCTGCCACACACCCGCAACTGCTCGACGTGGCCGGCGACGATGTCACCCGCAGTTTTGCCTACGGACGCCACGGGATGTTCGGCTACGCGACAGCACAGCGTTTCATCGGCGCCCCTTCATCGCGTACCGGCAAGCCGATGCCTGAAGACGTGCGCCAGGGGCTGGTCAATTTCTTCAAGGTGATGGAAGACACGCTGAAGGCCATCAATTCAGCGCGCGACTACGAAGCTTCCAAACGTCTGCTGACCGAAATGGCGCCCAGCGGCAACCAGTTCGAAGTGCTGGCGAAGGCCATGGAATTCCAGCGTGAAGCAGCCGTCGCCGAAGGCGCGGGCTGGCCCGAAATCTCTTTCGAGCAGATGGGGCGCGCGGGCGCTGACTGGCACGTGTTCCCGAACCTGATCTTCCTGCCATACCCTGATGGCGCGCTGTTCTATCGCGCGCGGCCGGATGGCGACAACCCCGATTCCTGTATTTACGATATCTGGTCGCTGGTGCGTTATGCGCCCGGTGCCGAGCCGCCGCTCAAGCGTGAGTTCTACTACGGTGTCGACGACTGGAAACAGAACGCACTGGAGAATTTCGGTCTCATCCTGTGGCAGGATTTCCAGAACATGTCGAACGTGCAGCAGGGCATGAAATCGCGGGGTTTCAAAGGCTCGCGCACGAACCCGTTGCAGGAGACGTCTGTGTCCAATTTCCACCGCGCGCTGCGGGAATTCATTGCGCAGGGGGATTGA
- a CDS encoding FAD-binding protein produces MSILVIAEHDNAMLHRATLSAVTAAMQIGGDVHLLVAGYEASGAVADATKVSGVSKVLHVDAAAYAHALPENLAALVVSLAQPYSHVIAASTAVGKNFMPRVAALLDCAQISEVVAIKAVDTFVRPIYAGNALATVRSVDPVKVLTIRTTTFDAALLEGSAPVESVQVAPAFERARFVDRELTKSSRPELAAASIVVSGGRGMQNGENFRLLDALADKLGAAVGASRAAVDAGFVPNDYQVGQTGKIVAPQLYIAVGISGAIQHLAGMKDSKVIVAINKDSEAPIFQVADYGLAADLFEAVPALTEALG; encoded by the coding sequence ATGTCCATTCTTGTTATTGCTGAACACGACAATGCAATGCTCCACCGTGCGACGCTCAGCGCGGTCACTGCCGCGATGCAGATCGGCGGCGACGTTCATCTGCTGGTCGCCGGCTACGAAGCGTCTGGTGCGGTGGCCGACGCTACGAAAGTAAGCGGGGTGAGCAAGGTCCTGCACGTGGACGCCGCTGCGTATGCGCACGCGTTGCCAGAGAACCTCGCTGCGCTGGTGGTGTCGCTGGCGCAGCCGTACAGCCACGTGATAGCTGCTTCGACAGCCGTCGGCAAGAACTTCATGCCCCGTGTGGCCGCGTTGCTCGACTGCGCGCAGATTTCCGAAGTCGTGGCCATCAAGGCGGTGGATACTTTTGTGCGGCCGATCTACGCCGGGAATGCGCTCGCCACTGTCAGGTCGGTCGATCCTGTCAAAGTCCTGACCATCCGCACGACAACCTTCGACGCCGCGCTGTTGGAAGGCAGTGCGCCGGTCGAGTCCGTGCAGGTCGCGCCAGCCTTTGAACGCGCGCGTTTCGTCGACCGGGAACTGACGAAATCGAGCCGTCCAGAACTGGCGGCCGCCAGCATCGTCGTATCCGGCGGCCGCGGCATGCAGAACGGCGAGAACTTCAGGCTGCTCGATGCACTCGCCGACAAACTCGGCGCAGCGGTCGGCGCATCGCGCGCAGCAGTGGATGCGGGATTCGTGCCGAACGACTACCAGGTCGGGCAGACCGGCAAGATCGTCGCGCCGCAGCTTTACATCGCCGTAGGCATCTCCGGCGCAATCCAGCATCTGGCAGGCATGAAGGATTCGAAGGTCATCGTTGCGATCAACAAGGATAGCGAGGCGCCAATTTTTCAGGTCGCCGATTATGGTCTCGCAGCCGATCTTTTTGAAGCCGTTCCAGCACTCACAGAGGCGCTGGGCTGA
- a CDS encoding electron transfer flavoprotein subunit beta/FixA family protein, with the protein MKILVAVKRVIDYNVKPRVKTDGSGVDLANVKMAMNPFDEIAVEEAVRLKEAGVANEVLVISAGTAQSQEVLRTALAMGADRAILVETAVELQPLAVAKLMAAIVEREAPQLVLLGKQAIDNDAGQTGQKLAGLLGWPQATFAFRTEVADGVLTVTREIDGGLERVALDLPAVITTDLRLNSPRYVTLPNIMKAKKKPLDTLTPEILGVDVTPRLTVLEVTEPPSRKSGMMVPDVESLLEKLRNEAKVI; encoded by the coding sequence TTGAAAATACTGGTCGCGGTGAAGCGCGTGATCGACTACAACGTGAAGCCTCGGGTTAAAACCGATGGGTCCGGCGTCGATCTGGCCAACGTCAAAATGGCTATGAATCCGTTCGACGAAATCGCGGTGGAAGAGGCCGTGCGGCTGAAGGAAGCGGGGGTCGCCAACGAGGTCCTCGTGATTTCCGCTGGCACCGCCCAGTCGCAGGAGGTCTTGCGCACAGCGCTTGCCATGGGCGCCGATCGCGCGATCCTGGTCGAGACAGCAGTCGAACTACAGCCTCTCGCGGTCGCAAAGCTCATGGCCGCCATCGTCGAGCGTGAAGCACCACAACTGGTGCTGCTGGGCAAGCAGGCTATTGACAATGACGCCGGCCAGACCGGTCAGAAACTCGCCGGACTGCTCGGTTGGCCGCAGGCCACCTTCGCCTTCAGGACAGAAGTCGCGGACGGCGTGCTGACCGTGACGCGCGAAATCGACGGTGGGCTCGAACGCGTTGCGCTAGATCTTCCCGCGGTGATCACCACCGATCTGCGCCTGAACAGTCCGCGCTATGTGACGCTGCCCAACATCATGAAAGCGAAGAAGAAGCCGCTCGATACCCTGACGCCTGAAATCCTGGGTGTGGATGTGACGCCGCGCCTTACTGTGCTGGAAGTGACCGAGCCGCCATCGCGCAAGAGCGGAATGATGGTGCCCGACGTCGAGTCGTTGCTCGAAAAACTGCGCAATGAAGCCAAGGTGATCTGA
- a CDS encoding NAD(P)-dependent alcohol dehydrogenase, which yields MKLYRCARMEGIAGLELREEPDLPSPGPHQVLMKVNASSLNFRELLFMNGALGDSLRPDFIPASDGAGTVVAVGSRVRRVKPGDRVVATFYDNWTGGTIPQHADTLGRGAIVEGMLRDRALLSEEELVTIPDHLSDEEAATLPCAALTAWNALCLHAPLLPGQSVVVQGTGGVSIFALQLARFFGARVIATSSSDAKLARLAALGADATINYRDTPQWADAVLEFTGGQGADLIVEVGGAATFAQSVAAARKGGRISVVGMLTGAPSPGDGFFMRGLSIAPIHVGSRQDFEAMNRAIDFHRLKPVIDSTFPFADVPDALRHLESQRHFGKIVIRHG from the coding sequence ATGAAGCTGTATCGCTGCGCACGGATGGAGGGTATTGCAGGGCTGGAGTTGCGTGAGGAACCGGATCTGCCGTCACCGGGGCCACATCAGGTGCTAATGAAAGTGAATGCCAGTTCATTGAATTTTCGCGAGCTGCTATTCATGAACGGGGCGCTCGGCGACTCGCTGCGGCCTGACTTCATTCCGGCCTCCGACGGAGCGGGCACCGTAGTCGCCGTCGGTTCCCGAGTGCGGCGCGTGAAGCCTGGAGACCGGGTCGTGGCGACTTTCTATGACAACTGGACGGGCGGTACGATACCGCAGCACGCCGACACACTGGGACGCGGCGCGATCGTCGAAGGCATGCTGCGCGATAGGGCGCTGCTGAGCGAAGAAGAACTGGTCACGATACCGGACCACTTGTCGGACGAAGAAGCAGCCACGCTGCCGTGTGCGGCCCTCACCGCCTGGAATGCGTTGTGCCTGCACGCGCCGCTCCTGCCCGGCCAGAGCGTGGTAGTGCAAGGAACGGGCGGGGTGTCGATCTTCGCCCTGCAACTTGCCAGGTTCTTCGGCGCGCGAGTCATCGCCACGTCCTCGAGCGACGCGAAGCTCGCCCGGCTCGCGGCATTGGGCGCCGATGCGACCATCAACTACCGCGACACGCCGCAATGGGCGGACGCCGTACTGGAGTTCACCGGCGGCCAGGGCGCAGACCTAATCGTCGAGGTCGGTGGCGCGGCAACCTTCGCCCAGTCGGTCGCCGCCGCCCGCAAAGGCGGCCGGATCAGCGTGGTAGGCATGCTCACCGGTGCACCCTCGCCCGGCGACGGTTTTTTCATGCGCGGTCTGTCTATCGCGCCGATTCACGTGGGTTCCAGGCAGGATTTCGAAGCCATGAACCGCGCAATCGATTTCCACCGGCTGAAGCCCGTGATCGATTCGACATTTCCCTTTGCGGACGTGCCGGACGCACTGCGTCACCTGGAAAGCCAGCGCCATTTCGGCAAGATCGTGATCCGGCACGGCTAG
- a CDS encoding glucose 1-dehydrogenase yields MKMFSLDGQVALVTGASRGLGLAMASALAFAGATVVLAARSRASLEAAAASTRSATGAGSERIDFEPFDLTDQPGLETAVRNVLARHGRIDILLNNAGICEWSDFLQSTPQMWHRTMDTNVTAAYLLAQQVSPSMIEHGHGRIINVGSYVSVLGREKLQAYVASKHAVAGLTKALGAELGRHGIRCNCICPGYFMTDMAEPVTSNPQMKEIVRSHISVGRWGRPEELGGAAVFLASEASSYMNGQMLMVDGGVSEILCFPMSVV; encoded by the coding sequence ATGAAAATGTTCTCACTCGATGGTCAAGTCGCGCTCGTCACGGGTGCCTCACGCGGTCTGGGACTGGCGATGGCGAGCGCACTCGCGTTCGCCGGCGCGACTGTCGTGCTTGCCGCGCGCTCGCGCGCCAGCCTCGAAGCGGCCGCCGCGTCCACTCGCAGCGCCACTGGCGCCGGCAGCGAACGAATCGACTTCGAGCCATTCGATCTCACCGATCAGCCCGGCCTTGAGACGGCCGTACGGAATGTCCTCGCGCGCCATGGAAGGATCGACATTCTGCTGAACAATGCCGGTATCTGCGAGTGGAGCGATTTCCTGCAATCGACCCCGCAGATGTGGCACCGAACGATGGACACCAATGTCACCGCGGCCTACCTGCTTGCGCAGCAAGTATCCCCGTCGATGATCGAGCACGGACACGGCCGCATCATCAATGTCGGCTCGTACGTTTCGGTACTCGGGCGCGAAAAGTTGCAGGCTTACGTGGCGAGCAAACACGCAGTGGCGGGCCTCACGAAGGCGCTCGGCGCCGAACTGGGACGCCACGGAATCCGCTGTAATTGCATTTGCCCCGGTTACTTCATGACCGACATGGCCGAGCCTGTCACATCGAATCCGCAGATGAAAGAGATCGTCCGGTCGCACATTTCCGTCGGACGCTGGGGACGTCCAGAAGAACTTGGCGGCGCAGCCGTATTCCTCGCCTCAGAAGCCAGTTCCTATATGAACGGACAAATGCTGATGGTCGACGGCGGTGTCTCGGAGATCCTCTGCTTCCCGATGTCAGTGGTCTAG
- a CDS encoding SDR family oxidoreductase has translation MNTRSLASLLDLRGKTALVTGAAQGIGEAIAIRLAEAGSAVVICDINGERAEQTAQSIRDTGAQAIAIRADVARVADTQTAINAAVETFGSIDILVNNAALVAPSPVMEIDEKLWDTVLDIDLKGVFFQAQAAARQMIAAGRGGKIINIASVDAVLPVGGLVPYDSAKGGVAMMTRSLAKELGKHGITVNAVAPGGVATPGAREASPGIMAVLGIAPEAIANLPIRSTLGRYAEPDDIAKVVYFLSTGLADYMTGAFVTVDGGYLLI, from the coding sequence ATGAACACCAGGTCGTTGGCTTCGCTGCTGGATCTCCGCGGCAAGACCGCACTCGTTACCGGCGCGGCGCAGGGCATCGGCGAAGCCATTGCAATACGACTCGCGGAAGCTGGCTCAGCCGTCGTGATCTGCGATATCAATGGTGAGCGGGCAGAACAAACCGCCCAGTCGATCAGGGACACCGGCGCCCAGGCCATTGCGATCAGAGCCGACGTCGCCCGCGTCGCCGACACCCAGACGGCGATCAACGCTGCGGTCGAAACCTTCGGCAGCATCGATATCCTCGTCAACAACGCTGCACTGGTCGCCCCCTCGCCGGTCATGGAGATCGACGAAAAGCTCTGGGATACCGTGCTCGATATCGATCTAAAGGGCGTGTTTTTCCAGGCGCAGGCAGCGGCGCGTCAGATGATCGCCGCAGGGCGAGGCGGCAAGATCATCAATATCGCTTCGGTCGATGCCGTGCTGCCGGTTGGCGGACTGGTTCCCTACGATTCAGCCAAGGGCGGCGTCGCGATGATGACCAGGTCGCTCGCCAAGGAACTCGGCAAACACGGGATCACGGTGAACGCGGTCGCCCCCGGTGGCGTCGCAACGCCGGGCGCGCGCGAAGCATCGCCAGGAATCATGGCCGTCCTCGGCATCGCGCCCGAAGCAATCGCCAATCTGCCGATCCGCTCGACCCTCGGCCGCTACGCTGAACCTGACGACATCGCCAAGGTCGTCTACTTCCTGAGCACAGGTCTAGCCGATTACATGACCGGCGCATTCGTGACCGTCGACGGAGGTTATCTGCTGATCTGA
- a CDS encoding DUF1302 family protein, with protein sequence MKHHRPRPTPISVAVWTTCMAAACGLYSTSGLAFEITTPNPDIEMHWDNTVRGDYGMRLQGRDGFYTNSPTYDEGDLSTSKFGTIQARLNLFSEFDLKYKDNWGFRVSAAAWYDPSYTNHVSNNTSLPSPNNLPNYPGNTYTSYIEKYYGGPSGELRDAFVFGSFNLGDHPVDVKLGRTAITWGQSAFATLGGTNSIAFAQQPIDLYKATISPSASLKEVVLPTTQAVVSTKLTDTITLAAQYTFEWDYDRIPEGGTYFGGADAILYGPPVAAYTEIPGLGPVPLNRVAPIKGQSGDVGVEGKWRIDAIGSTAELAFRHFAMKFPWAALVAPGRGVNLGFVTLPGIQAQYGNNVNLVGAGINGPLGNAAYAAEISYRWNMPLSPTSTTTINNAPTGRTLHGLFNLTESVGKTPFWDNMFIQGEFAFNRLMSVQSNAGNLALSGYDTSGQCSASGNNPFNNCASRFWMGLGIGASPQWYQVFPGVDLTMPLFINLNLKGYSPVINNAGESQGFNTFLIGLDFNIHNKHEIDITYTYYTNKKGFSSSGSASAVGGPYSDKSWLGITYQTTF encoded by the coding sequence ATGAAACACCACCGACCGCGGCCCACGCCAATCAGTGTCGCCGTATGGACCACCTGCATGGCCGCAGCCTGCGGGCTCTACAGCACAAGCGGGCTGGCTTTCGAGATCACCACGCCGAATCCGGACATCGAGATGCACTGGGACAACACGGTGCGCGGCGATTACGGCATGCGTCTGCAAGGCCGCGACGGCTTCTACACCAACAGTCCGACCTACGACGAAGGCGATCTGTCGACATCGAAATTCGGCACGATTCAGGCGCGCCTGAACCTCTTCAGCGAGTTCGACCTCAAGTACAAGGACAACTGGGGGTTCCGCGTGAGCGCCGCCGCGTGGTACGACCCCAGCTACACCAATCACGTCAGCAACAACACCTCTTTGCCGTCGCCCAACAACCTTCCGAACTACCCGGGCAACACCTACACGAGCTATATCGAGAAATACTACGGGGGCCCCAGCGGCGAACTGCGCGATGCGTTCGTGTTTGGCTCATTCAATCTTGGCGATCACCCGGTCGACGTCAAGCTGGGTCGCACCGCCATCACCTGGGGCCAGTCCGCCTTCGCGACCCTCGGCGGCACAAACTCGATCGCGTTCGCCCAGCAGCCGATCGACCTGTACAAGGCCACCATCAGCCCGAGCGCCTCGCTGAAAGAGGTGGTGCTGCCGACCACCCAGGCGGTCGTGTCGACCAAACTGACCGACACCATCACCCTCGCGGCGCAGTACACCTTCGAATGGGACTACGACCGCATTCCGGAAGGCGGTACGTATTTTGGTGGCGCAGACGCGATTCTCTACGGGCCGCCGGTTGCCGCTTATACGGAGATTCCGGGACTTGGGCCGGTACCGCTGAACCGGGTCGCTCCGATCAAGGGCCAGTCGGGTGACGTCGGCGTCGAGGGCAAGTGGCGAATCGATGCGATCGGCAGCACAGCGGAACTGGCCTTCCGTCACTTTGCGATGAAATTCCCGTGGGCCGCTCTGGTCGCCCCCGGCCGCGGCGTAAACCTGGGTTTCGTTACGCTGCCCGGCATCCAGGCGCAATATGGCAATAACGTCAATCTGGTCGGCGCCGGAATCAACGGCCCGCTCGGCAACGCCGCATACGCAGCTGAAATTTCCTATCGCTGGAATATGCCGCTAAGCCCCACCAGTACGACCACGATCAACAACGCCCCGACGGGTCGCACGCTGCACGGGTTGTTCAACCTGACGGAGTCTGTCGGCAAGACGCCGTTCTGGGACAACATGTTCATCCAGGGCGAATTCGCGTTCAACCGGCTGATGTCCGTGCAAAGCAATGCGGGCAATCTCGCATTGTCCGGCTACGATACGTCAGGACAATGCTCGGCTAGCGGTAACAATCCGTTCAACAACTGCGCGTCTCGCTTCTGGATGGGCCTGGGTATCGGCGCGAGTCCGCAGTGGTATCAGGTATTTCCGGGTGTCGATCTGACCATGCCCCTCTTCATCAACCTGAACCTCAAGGGCTACTCACCGGTAATCAACAACGCTGGCGAATCGCAAGGCTTCAATACCTTCCTGATCGGCCTGGACTTTAATATCCACAACAAGCATGAGATAGATATCACCTACACGTACTACACGAACAAGAAAGGATTCTCGAGTAGCGGCTCGGCTTCCGCGGTCGGCGGCCCTTATAGCGACAAATCCTGGCTCGGCATCACCTACCAGACCACGTTCTAA
- a CDS encoding DUF1329 domain-containing protein, translating into MKRISKLVKALAVVVPLCAAPLMGSPALANESGLTPFGAEIAGNKDGSIPAYAGGLTTAPAGFKPDSGKWADPYPDEKPILQITAQNYQQYADKLSASAQELFKRYPTYRMDVYPTHRSASYPDWYLANSEKNASTAKLDKNGLYLSGAFAGKPFPVPKTGQEAIWDWELRYVGTAQRNTVKTFLVDTAGNPTLAAQFKSSLLYPYYDTKNEDEFKKKGGETIWYQVYNDYGAPARLIGETTLFWYFMDSADHDQQSWMYSPGQRRVRVAPDLAYDTPNPGYSGAITMDDIQLFYGRLDRWNMKLVGKKEMYIPYNDYKQQYETPASKILTPKFVNPDTTRWELHRVWVVELTLKPNVRHVYSKKMMYMDEDGGGGAMDAYDQSGKLYRGGFETTVPAYDYKVPYSLGNWFYDFGSGVYIFGSHPAESPGIFFNVSFPRDYFTPDRMQSTGIR; encoded by the coding sequence GTGAAACGCATATCAAAACTCGTCAAGGCGCTCGCGGTCGTTGTACCGCTGTGCGCCGCGCCCCTTATGGGTTCTCCCGCACTCGCCAACGAGTCGGGCCTCACGCCGTTCGGCGCTGAAATCGCGGGTAACAAGGACGGCTCCATTCCCGCCTATGCCGGTGGCCTCACCACCGCGCCAGCGGGCTTCAAGCCCGACAGCGGCAAATGGGCCGACCCGTACCCCGATGAAAAACCGATACTGCAGATCACCGCGCAGAACTATCAGCAATACGCTGACAAACTGAGCGCCAGCGCGCAGGAGCTTTTCAAGCGCTATCCGACTTACCGGATGGATGTGTACCCGACGCATCGCAGCGCATCGTACCCGGACTGGTATCTGGCAAATTCGGAGAAAAATGCCTCTACCGCGAAGCTGGACAAAAACGGCCTGTACCTGAGCGGCGCCTTTGCCGGCAAGCCGTTCCCGGTACCCAAGACCGGCCAGGAAGCGATCTGGGACTGGGAACTGCGCTATGTCGGTACCGCGCAACGCAACACCGTGAAGACGTTTCTGGTCGACACCGCAGGCAACCCGACGCTCGCTGCGCAGTTCAAGAGTTCTCTCCTGTACCCCTATTACGACACCAAGAACGAGGACGAATTCAAGAAGAAAGGTGGCGAAACAATCTGGTACCAGGTCTACAACGACTACGGCGCGCCTGCGCGTCTGATCGGCGAAACGACACTCTTCTGGTATTTCATGGATTCCGCCGACCACGATCAGCAATCGTGGATGTACAGCCCAGGCCAGCGCCGCGTGCGGGTCGCACCCGACCTCGCCTACGACACGCCTAACCCGGGTTACTCAGGCGCAATCACGATGGACGACATCCAGTTGTTCTACGGCCGGCTGGACCGCTGGAACATGAAACTGGTCGGCAAGAAGGAAATGTACATTCCGTACAACGACTACAAGCAGCAATACGAAACGCCTGCAAGCAAGATCCTCACCCCGAAGTTCGTCAACCCGGACACGACGCGTTGGGAATTGCACCGCGTATGGGTCGTCGAGTTGACACTCAAGCCTAATGTCCGTCACGTGTACAGCAAGAAGATGATGTACATGGATGAAGACGGCGGCGGCGGAGCGATGGATGCCTACGACCAGTCAGGAAAGCTGTACCGAGGCGGCTTTGAAACCACGGTGCCGGCGTACGACTACAAGGTGCCCTACTCGCTTGGCAACTGGTTCTACGACTTCGGTAGTGGCGTATACATCTTCGGCAGCCATCCGGCCGAGTCGCCGGGGATCTTCTTCAATGTCAGCTTCCCCAGGGATTACTTCACGCCGGACCGGATGCAGTCGACAGGTATCCGCTAG
- a CDS encoding YCF48-related protein, protein MSLRTPRVPVSGIPALTLALVAAACLATGEASAAFHDPIDTPAAMAPNAAHEPMMSIAQAGKRLVAVGPRGVILLSDDDAAHWRQVPSPVSSDLVSIMFATPQHGWAVGHDGQVLQSADGGATWHKQLDGMQAAKLMQSFYSQQTGASPDLKAAQDEAARFLADMGGRPFLDVWFDNDRSGWVIGSFNIIFHTQDGGKSWEPWFDRVDNPNALNLHTIRRIGSTLYIAGEQGLLLRLDEGAQRFVALKTPSKSSFFGLVSSGSTLIAYGLLGNAVRTDDNGETWQKITLPTGASILAGGQLADGRLLLATQAGELLVSSDRGTTFTRLGAPVPGAVFSLTTRGSEVIVTGAAGLSRVDLPAAGATK, encoded by the coding sequence ATGAGCCTCAGAACACCCCGCGTTCCTGTTTCGGGCATCCCGGCTCTCACGCTGGCGCTGGTGGCCGCTGCGTGTCTCGCGACCGGCGAGGCGAGCGCCGCTTTTCACGACCCGATCGACACTCCTGCCGCGATGGCCCCCAATGCCGCCCACGAACCTATGATGTCTATCGCCCAGGCAGGCAAGCGGCTCGTCGCTGTCGGGCCGCGCGGCGTCATTCTCCTGTCCGACGACGACGCCGCACATTGGCGTCAGGTGCCAAGCCCGGTGAGTTCGGATCTGGTCTCAATCATGTTCGCGACGCCGCAGCACGGCTGGGCGGTGGGACACGACGGACAGGTACTGCAAAGTGCGGACGGCGGCGCCACGTGGCACAAGCAGCTCGACGGCATGCAGGCGGCAAAACTGATGCAGAGCTTCTATTCGCAGCAGACCGGCGCTTCGCCGGACCTGAAGGCGGCACAAGATGAAGCCGCACGCTTTCTCGCCGACATGGGCGGCCGCCCATTCCTTGACGTATGGTTCGACAACGACCGCTCGGGCTGGGTGATTGGCTCGTTTAACATCATTTTTCATACCCAGGACGGCGGAAAGAGCTGGGAGCCATGGTTCGACCGCGTTGACAATCCGAACGCGCTGAACCTGCACACCATCCGCCGCATCGGGTCCACGCTTTATATTGCCGGCGAACAGGGTCTCCTGCTCAGGCTCGACGAAGGCGCGCAGCGTTTTGTCGCGCTCAAGACACCGTCGAAGAGCAGCTTCTTTGGCCTTGTTTCAAGCGGCTCGACGCTGATCGCCTACGGCCTGCTGGGTAACGCGGTCCGCACCGACGACAACGGCGAGACGTGGCAAAAAATCACACTACCGACCGGCGCGAGCATACTGGCCGGCGGACAACTGGCAGACGGCCGGCTACTGCTTGCGACGCAGGCGGGCGAGCTGCTGGTCAGTAGCGACCGGGGCACAACCTTCACCCGCCTCGGCGCGCCCGTACCTGGCGCTGTCTTCAGCCTGACAACGCGTGGCAGCGAGGTTATCGTGACCGGCGCCGCCGGACTATCCCGTGTCGACCTCCCGGCCGCGGGCGCCACAAAATAA